From one Pyxidicoccus sp. MSG2 genomic stretch:
- a CDS encoding DUF2381 family protein yields the protein MSCFVSVAAFGQGATSPAPQTSVPRREFKSRTIIISDANASDIHELRVAAGAATTLVLPQAISGNGGAILAAPPHVVPAPLPLQENKVLVLSPQRDLAPGETFPLTLTFLDGTVQSFRLVTVPAEVDVQIEIKLVLQARATPSSAAALTDKLMALQARLDECQSTADTAGVSRVASLILSQDFDKPQAFTVERRLNARHLDKQSRLLVETRAVYRLFGQSYVVLTVENRDPDKVWQMERAEIGVSGGGASTEAQVVTFNSEIPELPPGEVTKVVIAFTTPTQTTGQRFTLRLLERAGSRHVALNNVEL from the coding sequence ATGTCTTGTTTTGTTTCAGTTGCGGCTTTCGGGCAGGGGGCCACCAGTCCCGCCCCTCAGACGTCTGTTCCTCGGCGGGAGTTCAAGTCGCGGACCATCATCATCAGCGACGCGAACGCGAGCGACATCCACGAGCTCCGCGTCGCCGCCGGTGCTGCGACGACGCTGGTCCTCCCGCAGGCGATTTCAGGCAATGGAGGCGCCATCCTCGCGGCGCCCCCCCATGTCGTGCCGGCGCCTCTGCCGCTCCAGGAGAATAAAGTCCTGGTGCTCAGTCCCCAGCGAGACTTGGCGCCCGGAGAGACGTTCCCCCTCACGCTGACGTTTCTGGACGGCACCGTCCAGTCGTTCCGCCTGGTGACTGTGCCCGCCGAGGTGGACGTCCAGATAGAAATCAAGCTGGTGCTCCAGGCGCGCGCGACACCCAGCAGCGCCGCCGCCCTCACCGACAAGCTCATGGCGCTGCAGGCGCGCCTGGACGAGTGCCAGTCGACGGCGGACACGGCGGGGGTGAGTCGTGTCGCTTCCCTCATTCTCTCCCAGGACTTCGACAAGCCGCAGGCGTTCACCGTCGAGCGCCGCCTCAATGCGCGCCACCTGGACAAGCAGTCACGGCTCCTGGTGGAGACGCGCGCCGTCTACCGGCTCTTCGGTCAGTCGTATGTCGTCCTCACCGTCGAGAATCGCGACCCTGACAAGGTCTGGCAGATGGAGCGCGCCGAAATCGGCGTCTCCGGCGGCGGCGCTTCCACCGAGGCCCAGGTGGTCACCTTCAACAGCGAGATTCCCGAGCTGCCCCCTGGCGAGGTGACGAAGGTGGTCATCGCCTTCACGACGCCGACCCAGACAACGGGTCAGCGCTTCACGCTCCGCCTCCTCGAGCGAGCGGGCTCGCGCCACGTCGCGCTGAACAACGTCGAGCTGTAA
- a CDS encoding TraC family protein has translation MNSPSLASYVPLWSTVHQEGVTAVISPSLDYCGALVVQPRDCTFESEEGLKSLGEGLRSFVSTLNDGITVRFLYRVDSDGEEAIREYEKAGAGACEPSLREHVAARARWLRALPMRRVRLFLFFCLPGGSRLVRGELGSALPFASLAGHAEKEHRRALEGLAALRDKLSSRLRQVGLPSREMTVEEVRQVHYELLNPDRAQQRLRAPRVCIPHSQEAGQSDVLRAYTEGEQLSYEDILEERGFWRQERRVRAICTLKVLPESDTHYALGDHLLYPRAAVRGGGEALFPFWLSVSLTVGNQRERKATLNRRARFVDFSRSFMGRLGLGGHSASQDIEDAAAQSSILGALSELQHTSSKVVDLSVAVLLEAGTPQEVDAQVEGMREVFNRQGNAELYRETVAQLPVFFSIFPGALAYPARRKACTSRNAADFLPVFGPWRGTTTPTSLLQTPAGDPVAFDFFDPSVPSTHGFAAAATGSGKSFQFGSLVRDARARGYEAILLDNGGSWRRFTEASGGAFLPVTLNTSLSPFESYSELVQADGTLNPADLANVVRFLAVCTCDSTLPTFDKLHEAVALRAVSAAYVQLRKEPSRRPIISDFAKALVGFRWESQDDEAIAQSLVRRLWNCTEGTYAGMLNRPCTLDFSSPLLTFDLEEVSKDEGLKALALATITRTVEVRAARALKQRGALTLFAIDEAHQLLKTPATESFIEYAYRTFRKKGISCWLISQQFNDFTSARCGPTLIENSTLKMVLYHPQGGYEQLSHHFRLTPRAKAALESLSTSPGFYSDFLLMYGAHQVVCRNRVDPYTYWLLTTDRYDNDLLRCAQAANPAMPELELIRHLAQQYPQGWRTPQPGRPNSRAA, from the coding sequence ATGAATTCTCCCTCCCTTGCTTCGTATGTGCCTCTCTGGTCCACCGTGCACCAGGAGGGCGTCACGGCAGTCATCAGCCCCTCCCTCGACTATTGCGGGGCCCTCGTGGTGCAACCGCGGGACTGCACCTTCGAGTCCGAGGAGGGGTTGAAGTCCCTCGGCGAGGGACTCCGGAGCTTCGTCTCCACCCTCAACGACGGAATCACCGTGCGCTTCCTGTACCGCGTGGACAGCGACGGCGAGGAGGCCATTCGGGAGTACGAGAAGGCGGGTGCGGGGGCTTGCGAGCCCAGCCTCCGGGAGCATGTCGCGGCCCGAGCGCGCTGGCTTCGGGCACTGCCCATGCGGCGGGTGCGCCTCTTCCTCTTCTTCTGCCTGCCCGGAGGCTCCCGGCTGGTACGGGGCGAGCTCGGCTCCGCGCTCCCCTTCGCCAGCCTCGCCGGGCACGCCGAGAAGGAGCACCGGCGCGCGCTGGAGGGCCTTGCTGCCCTCCGCGACAAGCTCTCCAGCCGTCTTCGCCAGGTGGGCCTGCCCTCCCGGGAAATGACGGTGGAGGAGGTGCGCCAGGTGCACTACGAGCTGCTCAACCCGGACAGGGCGCAGCAGCGCCTGCGGGCACCGCGCGTTTGCATCCCCCACTCCCAGGAGGCGGGGCAGAGCGACGTACTGCGCGCATACACGGAGGGCGAGCAACTCTCCTACGAGGACATCCTCGAGGAGCGAGGCTTCTGGCGCCAGGAGCGCCGGGTGCGCGCCATCTGCACGCTTAAGGTGCTCCCGGAGAGCGACACCCACTATGCCCTGGGGGACCACCTCCTCTACCCGCGTGCTGCCGTACGCGGGGGAGGTGAGGCCCTCTTCCCTTTCTGGCTATCTGTTTCGCTCACCGTCGGCAACCAGCGGGAGCGCAAGGCGACGCTGAATCGACGTGCACGCTTCGTGGACTTCTCCCGCAGCTTCATGGGCCGGTTGGGGTTGGGCGGCCACAGCGCCAGCCAGGACATCGAGGACGCGGCAGCCCAGAGTTCCATCCTCGGCGCGCTCAGCGAGCTGCAGCACACCTCCTCCAAGGTGGTGGACCTGAGTGTTGCTGTCCTCCTCGAGGCAGGTACGCCGCAGGAGGTGGATGCGCAGGTGGAGGGCATGCGGGAAGTCTTCAACCGCCAGGGCAACGCGGAGCTGTACCGGGAGACGGTCGCGCAGCTCCCTGTGTTCTTCAGCATATTCCCCGGGGCCCTCGCCTACCCCGCCCGCCGCAAGGCGTGCACCTCCCGGAATGCGGCGGACTTCCTGCCCGTCTTCGGGCCGTGGCGCGGGACGACGACGCCCACGAGTCTGCTGCAGACGCCCGCGGGGGACCCGGTGGCCTTCGACTTCTTCGACCCGAGCGTGCCCTCGACGCACGGCTTCGCGGCGGCAGCCACGGGAAGCGGAAAGAGCTTTCAGTTTGGCAGCCTCGTCCGCGACGCGCGGGCGCGGGGCTACGAGGCCATCCTCCTCGACAACGGCGGCTCCTGGCGGCGCTTCACCGAGGCTTCCGGGGGCGCGTTTCTGCCCGTCACCCTCAACACCAGCCTCTCCCCCTTCGAGTCGTACTCCGAGCTGGTGCAGGCGGACGGCACGCTCAATCCCGCCGACCTGGCGAATGTGGTGCGTTTCCTCGCGGTGTGCACCTGTGACTCCACGCTGCCCACCTTCGACAAGCTGCACGAGGCTGTCGCCCTCCGTGCGGTGAGCGCGGCGTATGTCCAGCTGCGGAAGGAGCCGTCACGACGCCCAATCATCAGCGACTTCGCCAAAGCACTGGTGGGGTTCCGCTGGGAGTCCCAGGACGACGAGGCGATTGCGCAGAGTCTCGTGCGGCGCCTCTGGAACTGCACCGAGGGCACCTATGCCGGCATGCTAAACCGCCCCTGCACCCTCGACTTCTCCTCGCCGCTGCTGACGTTTGACTTGGAGGAAGTCTCCAAGGACGAGGGCCTCAAGGCCCTCGCCCTGGCGACGATTACGCGCACCGTCGAAGTGCGGGCCGCCCGGGCGCTGAAGCAGAGAGGCGCCCTCACCCTCTTCGCCATCGACGAGGCCCACCAACTCCTGAAGACGCCGGCGACAGAGAGCTTCATCGAGTACGCCTACCGAACCTTCAGGAAGAAGGGAATCAGCTGCTGGCTCATCTCCCAGCAGTTCAACGACTTCACGAGTGCGCGCTGCGGCCCGACGCTCATTGAGAACAGCACCCTGAAGATGGTCCTCTACCATCCCCAGGGCGGCTACGAGCAGCTGTCCCACCACTTCCGCCTGACGCCCCGTGCGAAGGCGGCGCTGGAAAGCCTCTCGACGAGTCCCGGCTTCTACTCGGACTTCCTCCTCATGTACGGCGCCCACCAGGTGGTTTGCCGCAACCGCGTGGACCCGTACACCTACTGGCTCCTCACGACGGACCGGTACGACAACGACTTGCTGCGCTGCGCACAGGCGGCCAACCCGGCCATGCCGGAGTTGGAGCTGATTCGTCACCTCGCACAGCAGTACCCCCAGGGGTGGCGCACGCCGCAGCCAGGCCGTCCCAACTCCCGGGCCGCATAG